The following are encoded together in the Bos mutus isolate GX-2022 chromosome 3, NWIPB_WYAK_1.1, whole genome shotgun sequence genome:
- the KLHDC9 gene encoding kelch domain-containing protein 9: MAGAVGEARGSGWTWRPVAQDPLLARAFHSCTELRGRFYLVGGLLAGGAREPSSETVVFDPAGGQAVRVAARGGPRRSHHDAAPVGGRWLCVVGGWDGSHRSATVTALDTDRGVWEAWTAGSGSCPPAGLSSHTCTRISDRELRVAGREGGTRTQRRYGSIYTLRLDPGARTYCYKEEGCHTASRSGHCAALLQSPGPHPGHQLLLFGGCNSAEPEVAGHWSHGKIKEEPPVAPHLMEKLSRLVSSGQGSRQGPRGLRHHSCSVVGPFAVLFGGETLTRARDTICNDLYIYDTRKSPSLWFHFPCADHRLKRVGHRTCLWNDQLYLVGGFGEDGRTASPQVCILDLFI, translated from the exons ATGGCTGGGGCTGTGGGCGAGGCGCGGGGCTCGGGCTGGACCTGGCGGCCGGTGGCGCAGGACCCGCTGCTGGCGCGGGCCTTCCATTCATGCACTGAACTGCGGGGACGGTTCTATCTGGTCGGGGGGCTCCTAGCTGGAGGAGCGAGAGAGCCGAGCAGTGAAACAGTGGTCTTCGATCCGGCTGGGGGCCAGGCCGTGCGTGTGGCAGCACGGGGCGGCCCGAGGCGCAGCCACCACGACGCGGCGCCGGTGGGCGGTCGCTGGCTCTGCGTGGTGGGCGGCTGGGACGGGTCGCACCGCTCGGCCACTGTGACCGCTTTGGACACGGACCGCGGTGTGTGGGAGGCGTGGACCGCCGGCTCCGGCAGCTGCCCCCCCGCCGGCCTCAGTAGTCACACCTGTACCCGAATCTCCGACCGAGAGCTGCGGGTAGCAGGCCGGGAGGGCGGGACCCGCACTCAGCGTCGTTACGGAAGCATCTACACGTTAAGGCTGGACCCTGGCGCCCGCACCTATTG CTATAAGGAAGAAGGCTGCCACACTGCTTCACGCTCGGGTCACTGTGCTGCTTTGCTCCAAAGTCCTGGGCCCCACCCAGGTCACCAGCTATTACTCTTTGGGGGCTGCAACTCAGCTGAACCAGAAGTAGCTGGGCATTGGAGTCATGGGAAGATTAAG GAGGAACCGCCTGTTGCCCCCCATTTGATGGAAAAGCTTTCAAGGCTCGTGAGCAGCGGGCAGGGGTCCCGGCAGGGGCCTCGAGGACTGCGCCATCACTCATGTTCTGTGGTTGGGCCCTTTGCTGTCCTGTTCGGTGGAGAAACTTTGACCAGAGCCAGAGACACCATCTGCAATGACCTCTACATCTATGATACCC GAAAGTCTCCTTCTCTGTGGTTCCACTTCCCCTGTGCCGACCATCGACTAAAACGCGTGGGCCATCGCACCTGCCTTTGGAATGATCAGCTCTACCTGGTTGGGGGTTTTGGTGAGGATGGCAGGACAGCTAGTCCACAGGTTTGCATTCTAGACCTCTTTATCTAA
- the PFDN2 gene encoding prefoldin subunit 2 has translation MAENGGRAGKSSGSGTGKGAVSAEQVIAGFNRLRQEQRGLASKAAELEMELNEHSLVIDTLKEVDETRKCYRMVGGVLVERTVKEVLPALENNKEQIQKIIETLTQQLQAKGKELNEFREKHNIRLMGEDEKPAAKENSEGAGAKASSAGVLVS, from the exons ATGGCGGAGAACGGCGGTCGCGCCGGCAAGAGCAGCGGGAGCGGCACGGGGAAGGGGGCGGTGTCCGCAGAGCAG GTAATTGCTGGCTTCAACCGTCTTAGGCAGGAACAGCGGGGCCTGGCATCCAAAGCAGCTGAGCTGGAGATGGAGTTGAATGAGCATAG CCTAGTGATTGATACTCTGAAGGAGGTCGATGAAACCCGCAAGTGCTACCGCATGGTTGGAGGGGTGCTGGTGGAGCGGACCGTCAAAGAGGTGCTGCCTGCCCTGGAGAACAACAAGGAGCAG ATACAGAAGATCATTGAGACACTGACACAACAGCTTCaggcaaagggaaaagaactAAATGAATTCCGGGAAAAGCACAACATTCGTCTCATGGGGGAAGACGAGAAGCCAGCAGCCAAGGAAAACTCAGAAGGCGCTGGGGCTAAGGCCAGCTCAGCTGGCGTGTTGGTCTCCTAG